One genomic window of Mercenaria mercenaria strain notata chromosome 2, MADL_Memer_1, whole genome shotgun sequence includes the following:
- the LOC123558674 gene encoding RNA-binding protein 25-like: MFPIQALLHSHLISSAHRRLTVLCPWCLGREKTFTRIHDLEVQVRTTHTFVVVTKDKFTRANGFYLAKHPKDYARIVDKIGPYDSDVAREARNAVRTWAESFDDSEVRADKWNTGWKAGVEIASSKAKPSKSRSISREKSTGADSRRVVEIHDRDDNRRSRDFDNAEKRDGRNESRKFDTEKGRDEDLRNDSERRGTDTGRDRDREMNINRDIVTTTNRERDRGTDTSRDRDRETNTERDRETDTSKEKHRKMNINRDRVTTTNRERDRGTDTCRDRDRETNTEKDRETDTSKEKHREMNTNRERDRVTKDIHKERERDADTIRDRDREMNTDKDRVMNTNRERHRVTNTHKERDRENESRKDKEAESSRSRETDTSRDKGADSSTDRETNTDRDRVKNTRRERDSEINTYTDRDKAKNTNKYRKTDTHTERERETNTNSDRTGDKEGENSMKRDRSNAEEQR; the protein is encoded by the coding sequence ATGTTTCCAATCCAGGCTTTGCTACACTCGCATCTTATATCTTCTGCTCACAGGAGGTTGACAGTTTTATGCCCATGGTGTCTAGGCAGAGAAAAGACGTTTACAAGAATCCATGACTTAGAGGTCCAAGTCAGGACAACACATACATTTGTAGTTGTCACAAAGGACAAATTTACGAGAGCAAATGGATTTTACCTTGCAAAGCATCCAAAGGATTACGCGAGGATTGTGGACAAAATAGGGCCTTATGATTCAGATGTTGCACGTGAGGCGAGAAACGCGGTTAGGACATGGGCTGAGAGCTTTGATGATAGTGAAGTTAGAGCTGATAAGTGGAATACAGGATGGAAAGCTGGAGTAGAAATAGCTAGCAGTAAGGCTAAACCTAGTAAGAGTAGGAGTATTTCAAGGGAAAAATCAACAGGTGCAGATAGCCGAAGAGTTGTGGAGATACATGACAGGGATGATAATAGAAGAAGCAGAGACTTTGATAATGCTGAAAAGAGAGATGGGAGAAATGAAAGTCGAAAGTTTGATACTGAGAAGGGGAGAGATGAAGATCTGCGAAATGATAGTGAGCGCCGAGGGACAGATACCGGTAGAGATAGAGACCGAGAGATGAACATTAACAGAGACATAGTGACGACTACCAATAGAGAAAGAGATAGAGGGACAGATACTAGTAGAGATAGAGATAGGGAGACGAACACTGAGAGAGATAGAGAGACAGACACCAGTAAAGAAAAACACAGGAAGATGAACattaacagagacagagtgacgACTACCAATAGAGAAAGAGATAGAGGGACAGATACATGTAGAGATAGAGATAGGGAGACGAACACGGAGAAAGATAGAGAGACAGACACCAGTAAAGAAAAACACAGGGAGATGAACACCAACAGAGAAAGAGACAGAGTGACGAAGGATATCCACAAAGAAAGAGAAAGAGATGCAGATACAATTAGAGACAGAGATAGGGAGATGAACACCGACAAAGATAGAGTGATGAATACCAACAGAGAAAGACATAGGGTGACGAATACCCACAAGGAAAGAGATAGAGAGAATGAAAGCCGTAAAGATAAGGAAGCAGAAAGCAGTAGAAGCAGAGAGACAGATACCAGTAGAGACAAAGGGGCAGATAGCAGTACAGACAGAGAGACAAATACTGATAGAGACAGAGTGAAGAATACACGTAGAGAAAGAGATAGCGAGATAAATACATATACAGACAGAGACAAAGCTaaaaataccaataaatacaGAAAGACTGATACACATACGGAGAGAGAGCGAGAGACGAATACCAATAGTGACAGGACTGGCGATAAGGAGGGGGAGAATAGTATGAAACGGGATCGAAGTAATGCAGAAGAGCAAAGGTAA